One window of the Candidozyma auris chromosome 6, complete sequence genome contains the following:
- a CDS encoding protein disulfide isomerase EPS1, whose protein sequence is MLAYTIASPAAIKPESDVEKSEVKNTEDENTSEAQDDSANPEVQLPEPLTMETFDDFTSQHITFVEFFSPYCHHCQALAPKWEQAFRETYEQQQKTGLHMRQVNCVESGDLCDREVVPYWPNMRVYVPERDEKGEKTSKGKLVDSFPRALKQTPENLKKFMMNSLAEYADGTISMPSSSELLNTDSMLNIVAGEMNEPWFVGMFSSSNEEWEKGTFSRSCMDCLRIKSDWDRLSNLIQSSTKSGHLNCKSNPTLCEKLGYPELSSDMRQAPKFAMFLPSKVGRIRFDYNDIVDVKKMKAWISRLAINSQYEMATAGHLEDLDLFVTEKPSSPLQVELPLNTKVGLVFAFEKNKLTKEDKAILPHLLEMITDLPFNVRLYASHSVKFEETLEYQSKGLIDFVKTDPTLEEVTYSRPLHIATTLTKKPTLYLFKENSMIPTVYQNYAPEDMRDPEKIKAWVMKNIYPLFDELTPELLKWYFNTKDKRNDKVVVTFVDGNDDKHLKEALYNVSLVAHEYTLLKKQYYFKALQDERSSKWQKITELREKGAKSSEVIKAMKEYVPHLFDHNDALFTYVNLREYPRFAKDIGWDIDGEGYKPGDTIIVNKNTKYYYDRTLTGEKLTIEPSKLRPVLLHLLDPQLTKDAKVVGFSPRLAASPFTGYLRFMDQIYQHGIVGIILFFIGVFLFLKMALRFMKRGKHTSRSRGIIGNVAPKHD, encoded by the coding sequence ATGCTTGCCTACACAATAGCTTCTCCGGCCGCCATAAAGCCCGAATCCGATGTGGAGAAGTCTGAAGTCAAGAATACAGAGGATGAAAACACCTCAGAGGCACAAGACGACTCAGCAAACCCTGAGGTCCAATTGCCAGAGCCTCTTACAATGGAGACATTCGATGACTTCACGTCGCAGCATATTACATTCGTTGAGTTCTTTTCACCATACTGCCATCATTGTCAAGCCTTGGCACCGAAGTGGGAACAAGCGTTCAGGGAAACATACgaacagcagcagaagacGGGACTTCACATGAGACAGGTCAATTGCGTCGAGAGCGGTGATCTCTGTGATCGTGAAGTTGTTCCATACTGGCCCAATATGAGAGTTTACGTGCCTGAACGTGACGAAAAAGGAGAGAAAACCAGCAAGGGTAAGCTTGTCGACTCATTCCCTCGTGCTCTCAAACAGACTCCTGAGAACCTCAAGAAGTTTATGATGAACTCGCTAGCTGAGTATGCCGACGGCACAATATCCAtgccttcttcatcagagcTTCTTAATACTGACTCTATGTTGAACATCGTCGCCGGTGAAATGAACGAGCCATGGTTTGTCGGCATgttctcttcaagcaatgAAGAGTGGGAGAAAGGTACATTTTCTAGAAGTTGTATGGACTGCTTAAGAATCAAGAGTGACTGGGACAGATTATCAAATCTTATCCAGAGCTCTACCAAAAGCGGCCACTTGAACTGTAAATCCAATCCTACTCTATGTGAAAAGCTTGGCTACCCAGAATTGAGCTCTGATATGAGGCAAGCCCCGAAGTTTGCCATGTTCCTACCAAGTAAAGTCGGTCGTATCAGATTTGACTATAACGACATTGTTgatgtgaagaagatgaaagcCTGGATCTCTAGATTGGCAATCAACTCCCAGTATGAAATGGCTACCGCTGGTCACTTGGAAGACTTGGACCTTTTTGTTACTGAGAAGCCCTCAAGTCCGTTACAGGTGGAGCTCCCATTGAACACCAAGGTGGGTTTGGTATTTGCCTTCGAAAAGAACAAATtgacaaaagaagacaaagcTATTTTGCCTCACTTACTTGAAATGATCACTGACTTACCATTCAATGTCCGCCTATACGCATCTCATTCAGTGAAGTTTGAAGAAACACTCGAGTATCAGTCGAAGGGCTTAATTGACTTTGTGAAAACGGATCCAACCCTCGAGGAGGTGACTTACAGTCGCCCTTTGCACATAGCAACTACCTTGACGAAAAAACCTACGTTATATCTATTTAAGGAGAACTCTATGATTCCCACGGTTTATCAAAATTATGCACCTGAAGATATGAGGGATCCGGAGAAAATTAAGGCGTGGGTTATGAAGAACATATACCCATTATTCGATGAATTGACACcagaattgttgaagtggtACTTCAACACAAAGGACAAACGAAATGACAAGGTTGTTGTCACCTTTGTGGACGGCAATGATGACAAGCATCTTAAAGAGGCGTTGTACAACGTCTCGCTAGTTGCACATGAATAtactcttttgaaaaagcagTACTATTTTAAAGCCTTGCAGGATGAAAGAAGCTCCAAGTGGCAGAAAATAACTGAgttgagagaaaaaggcGCCAAGTCCTCGGAGGTAATCAAAGCTATGAAGGAATACGTCCCTCACTTGTTCGACCACAATGATGCGTTGTTCACGTACGTCAATCTTAGAGAATATCCTAGGTTTGCCAAAGATATTGGCTGGGATATCGATGGTGAAGGCTACAAGCCTGGCGACACAATCattgtcaacaagaacaccaAATACTATTATGATCGTACATTAACGGGCGAAAAACTCACAATAGAGCCATCAAAGTTGCGCCCGGTGTTGTTGCACCTCTTAGATCCCCAACTAACAAAAGATGCTAAGGTTGTCGGGTTCTCCCCAAGGCTTGCGGCTAGTCCATTCACAGGCTACTTACGATTCATGGATCAAATATATCAGCACGGGATCGTGGGTATCATTTTATTCTTTATAGGGGTATTTCtattcttgaagatggcacTCAGATTTATGAAGAGAGGAAAGCACACATCGAGAAGCAGAGGCATCATTGGCAATGTTGCGCCCAAACACGACTAA
- the PMI1 gene encoding mannose-6-phosphate isomerase PMI40: MSKLFRIDCGFQNYDWGKIGSSSAVAQFAAKSNPNTNIDESKPYAELWMGTHPSVPSKVVDDETLSGKVLRDVVSSDATTYLHPSVVEKFGSDKELPFLFKVLSIEKVLSIQAHPDKALAKQLHASDPKNYPDDNHKPEMAIAVTDFEGFCGFKPLDQIAATLKAVPELYEIVGNKIAQEFISGIKSDVEVGSEEDKHNRKLLQKVFGALMNTDDKTIEEKATSLVHKAETNPEVFDQLAPNLAKLILRLNKQFPKDIGLFCGCLLLNHVLLNVGEAMFLQAKDPHAYISGDIIECMAASDNVVRAGFTPKFKDVKNLVDMLTYSYESVEKQKMPLLPFDRSRGDAVKSVLYDPPIAEFAVLQTIFDKKAGQKQVFDEFNGPSVVIATNGNGTIRIQGGEEDHKVEKGYVYFVAPNTAIELESSSTDEPFTTYRAFVEA; this comes from the coding sequence ATGTCCAAACTCTTCAGAATTGACTGCGGCTTCCAAAATTATGACTGGGGCAAAATCGGTTCTTCCTCTGCCGTGGCCCAGTTCGCTGCCAAATCCAACCCAAACACCAATATTGATGAGTCCAAGCCTTACGCTGAGCTCTGGATGGGAACACATCCTTCTGTTCCTTCTAAGGTAGTTGATGACGAGACGCTCTCAGGTAAAGTCTTGAGAGATGTGGTGTCATCAGACGCGACCACCTACTTGCATCCATCTGTGGTCGAGAAGTTTGGCTCCGACAAGGAGTTGCCCTTCTTATTCAAAGTCTTGTCGATTGAAAAAGTGTTGTCGATCCAGGCTCATCCAGACAAGGCGTTGGCCAAGCAGCTCCATGCTAGTGACCCTAAGAACTACCCTGACGACAACCATAAGCCCGAGATGGCCATTGCCGTGACAGACTTTGAGGGTTTCTGTGGGTTCAAGCCTTTAGACCAGATTGCCGCTACTTTGAAAGCAGTGCCTGAGCTATACGAGATTGTTGGTAACAAAATCGCACAGGAGTTCATCAGCGGCATCAAGTCGGACGTCGAGGTTGGCTCAGAAGAGGATAAACACAAcagaaagcttctccaaaaagTTTTCGGTGCATTGATGAATACTGACGACAAGACGATCGAGGAAAAAGCTACTTCGTTGGTGCACAAGGCTGAGACCAACCCAGAGGTGTTTGATCAATTGGCACCTaacttggccaaattgATCCTCAGATTGAACAAACAGTTCCCCAAAGACATTGGTCTTTTTTGCGGatgcttgttgttgaacCACGTGTTGCTCAATGTCGGCGAAGCCATGTTCTTGCAAGCTAAAGACCCTCACGCCTATATTTCTGGTGATATCATAGAGTGCATGGCTGCGAGTGATAATGTTGTGAGAGCTGGATTCACGCCGAAGTTCAAGGACGTTAAGAACTTAGTGGATATGTTGACATACTCTTACGAATCAGttgagaagcagaagatgCCTTTGTTACCATTTGACCGCTCGAGAGGCGACGCTGTCAAGTCTGTCTTGTACGACCCACCTATCGCCGAATTCGCAGTCTTGCAAACGATCTTCGACAAGAAGGCTGGTCAGAAGCAAGTGTTTGACGAGTTTAATGGCCCCTCAGTGGTAATTGCCACCAACGGTAACGGCACCATCAGGATTCAGGGCGGCGAGGAGGACCACAAGGTGGAGAAAGGTTACGTCTACTTCGTTGCACCCAACACGGCCATCGAGTTAGAGTCATCTTCTACAGATGAGCCCTTCACAACATACAGAGcatttgttgaagcatAA
- a CDS encoding iron-sulfur cluster assembly protein CFD1, which translates to MESSEPPKSLSSVKHIMLILSGKGGVGKSSVTTQIALALALKGKNVGVLDIDLTGPSLPRMFGVEKKQVHQSRSGWVPVLVDSKSSENGSVSLMSLGFLLKQRGDSVVWRGPKKTAMIRQFMKDVVWPDLDYLLIDTPPGTSDEHIAIAEELRWAQPLDGAVIVTTPQQVATADVRKEINFCKKVNFNIVGVVENMSGFICPYCAECTNIFSSGGGKQLCDSLDLDFLGSVPIDPTFVEMIENQDTSEADSDKKLLHLYKSANLYGVMDKIVGQIIGKNLPARI; encoded by the coding sequence aTGGAGTCTCTGGAACCGCCCAAATCGTTGAGTTCGGTCAAGCATATCATGCTTATTCTCTCTGGCAAAGGAGGCGTGGGCAAGTCGTCTGTGACCACGCAAATAGCGCTAGCTTTGGCCCTCAAGGGAAAGAACGTGGGTGTCCTAGATATCGATCTCACAGGGCCTTCGCTTCCACGGATGTTTGGcgtggaaaagaaacaagtCCATCAGTCACGGTCTGGCTGGGTGCCTGTTCTCGTGGATAGCAAAAGCTCTGAAAACGGGAGCGTCTCGTTGATGTCGCTTgggttcttgttgaaacAGCGGGGCGACTCGGTGGTGTGGAGAGGCCCCAAAAAGACGGCCATGATTCGCCAGTTTATGAAAGACGTGGTATGGCCTGACTTGGACTACCTACTTATAGATACGCCACCAGGCACCTCTGACGAACACATAGCTATTGCTGAAGAACTACGATGGGCGCAGCCGCTTGATGGAGCTGTCATCGTGACTACACCGCAACAGGTGGCTACGGCAGACGTCAGAAAAGAGATCAATTTCTGCAAGAAAGTCAATTTCAACATCGTGGGTGTGGTTGAGAACATGAGCGGGTTCATCTGCCCCTACTGTGCCGAATGTACCAATATATTTCTGAGTGGAGGAGGCAAACAGCTATGTGATAGTCTTGATCTAGATTTCTTGGGCTCTGTGCCCATTGATCCTACGTTTGTTGAGATGATCGAGAATCAAGACACGTCCGAGGCGGATCTGGACAAAAAACTCTTGCACTTGTACAAATCAGCAAACTTGTACGGCGTGATGGACAAGATTGTTGGACAGATTATAGGCAAGAACTTGCCCGCACGAATATAG